The Styela clava chromosome 3, kaStyClav1.hap1.2, whole genome shotgun sequence genome includes the window TGAAATATACAGGTAGTCCTGGTTTAGGAAATAATTTAGGTCGATTAGTGGTTTCCATACATTTTTCagtatttctttaaaaataatttctttaaaaataattttgtaaatccCGCGGCGACGCAAGGATATACTCGCATATTAAACGTTATGTAGTGCTATTATGTccgcaaaataaaaaaagactaTATTTACCACTATAAAACAGTcatttttacatattatttatttcaacagaaATTAATTTAAAGTTGCTAGTGAGTAAGTTGCGCTTGTTTGCCATcgagtttttgaaatcgtgtTGTGGGTTCACTTAAGCAAAATATAATATGCTGCCATATTTGTATGCTATGATATTTCTCACGAAGAAAATTACGATTGAGTAATACtacaataccaaatataaaataaacaataacatttgctagaaaatatttttgtcagaaAAACAGGCGACGCAAAAAGATTTTTAGGCGAACCAGTTTTGGTCGCGACACATAGGTTGGAAAACACTGTAGATCATTGATTGAATAGAAGAGGACCGGATTACAATtaccaaaatattaatttacttcacaataagtaaaatatccactaaaatttatatttttgtcagAAAAACAGGCGACGCAAAAAGATTTTTAGGCGAACCAGTTTTGGTCGCGACACATAGGTTGGAAAACACTGTAGATCATTGATTGAATAGAAGAGGACCGGATTACAATtaccaaaatattaatttacttcacaataagtaaaatatccactaaaatttattaaattattccCAGAATTTGTAATCAGAATTTCGTactaagaataaaaaaatgtaatgaaCTATCGGCGTGAATAGAACGCTTTATTGTGATGCGGTTTGCTAAACGTAGCCTATTAGAATTCTTGTTCCTATATGAGAATAATGACTAGAGATTAGATCATGCTGAATCAATTTCAGATCAATTGTCAAAGACGTGGCATAATTATTTTTGTGAAGGTAACTTTAGAAGATTATACTACTCACCGATATCGATTACTATTTCGGCTAAAACACATTATGAAACTTGAAAGCTAATTAAGTTCATATACACTCATGTACCAACtaattatcttttttttattagttgaaatTCATTTTGTGTGGTTAATTGTGGACTGTCTAAGAACCGCGTTGTTGATGTGTGTTTCATCTAACTAATTATAAAAAAGTACGCGGGAAAACGTATAATGAAATAGATATCACTATATAACATAATGCATTACTTACAAACattgcttttttatttcattaccAAAAATCCAGAGTTATTTATAcgcatttttttgaaatatctttgCTTGCCACAAGCAAGATGAGTCAGTGATCACTTTGATGTCAGGATGGTTCTATGAAATATAACCTCGAAGCTGTAAAAATGGTAGCTAATAATAGAAATGTTCAGTAACGTAATCGGCCCAACTAAGTTAAACCAAGCATATGGATTGTAACGTATTTCTACTTAAGCTTGTCGAGAGTTCAATCTATAACATTGACCCTATTCCAGGTagattaaagataaaaataatacttgtGTATGCCATAAATATTTCGGACTGTAAACGATGTTTGCAAATCTGCGACACGAACTGACATCTTATATTTCATCTGAGAATATGGTGCCCCAGGCAAGGCTGTGGAAATGGtgaaatttttatgattttcacGGAAGAAAACTTTAAAACCGCGCTGAACGGCACACTAACGGATAAACACATATAATAGGGTTTGGTAAGACAACGAACGACAATTGTCTTATAAGCAGAATAAAGGATGGTGTCAACTATTACGAACTGCTGTGTGGTTTAATAGCAACGTGTGTTTGATTATCCTATTATAGAGGCGTAATTATTTTGGCAATAGGTTTAAGCtgtaaaaatatgtataaatacGAGTGCGCTGAATATGTTCCACAGATGTTGTGTATGAgagaaaatgatttttatttacaaataccaAATTGGCatttgaaatagaaaatttgTACAACGGAAATGGacttgataaaaatattaaaagtgcCCAATAAAAAGTCGGtaattttgttcaatatttacTCAATAGTAGtcgtttaattaaaacaatgaaatcatttatatatatatgatcccAACAGGAAGATAGTTTGAGTAGACAGCAGTTGTCAATTATGTAGAACCGCTTGATATTAATCGGAGGAATTCTAGAATGGGAAATAAGATACTAAAACATATCTTGTACGGTTATTCATTGGTTAACTGGTTATAACGTAGAGGGATACAAATCTGTCAAACATTGAAAGTATATCGGAAGGAATGAAGATTTTTAAACAAATCACAACGAACCCCAAACtctgaatcacttagaataaaTAGACATTTTTATTCTTGCATTATACAAATACGGATTTACCAGATTCAAAGCATTAGAAAGAATTAATTAGGCCCTcagaaactcaatcgaaaacGCAGATTTTATTTACCGCTGTTTGTTTGTTGACGAAACAGTTCAAGCATAGTAGTATCGCATATCTACTTACTTTTAGAAACCTGGTGCATTCTAGTTAGTCGgtctttataaaaatatttaccgaCAATTCGagtgaaagttttttttaaataatgtttgTAGAACAATCTTTGACATTTCGACTTCAGTTCTTCAATTCTAGTCAATATTTATAAATGGGTAGCTGTGTGCTTGCGTACTGTTTGGCCTTCGCGGTTTTGCAAAATAACATGCGTTTAAATGTTGGCATGACGTATTATCCACATATGACGTAGATGTTTAGACATTTAATTCAAGAGAAAAATCTTATTTATAATGcagaaaatattcttttatttagtgcgtcaaataaaatttggataaaaagGATGAATGAAAATTTGTATGAATATGCCCGTGTTATAGTTGTTACTGTTTGTGCGTACACTATTTTGTGTCTCTTTGTTACACACCAGGATCTGTTCATTCCCTCTAAATCATCAAGGGGGGAGAGCGAGCATGACAGTTTCAGAGcaagttttctaaattttcgaTACAAAGATATGAAGGACaatcaaaataatatgaaaGAAGAAAGAGGCAAAATCGATTTCTTTGAGCGTCATGACACCCGAGAAAAATGGGAATCATTATTAATAGCTGACAGCGACATCGAGGCCAAAGTTCGATTCCAGAAAGGTAAATTGTTATATTAGCTtacattatttaataaaaaatctgCCAATCATTGAAAATCAAATCTAGGAGGATTATGGTTTGGGAAATAGGACTTTTAGCGAGCTATTTTCCGATATTCATTTCAATGCTGTTCATTCAAATTGtaagaaaattcaaaatagaaaatcatatatatacataaggTTACCTTTATATTCATTAAAAAAACTGTTTGATAGTCTCAAATACTGTGAAAATAACGTTgcaattcattcaaaatcttGTTTTCGATTTAAGTGGTAACAAAATTGCTTTGTAAATAGATGACAAAAACATGGATTCATTCAACCAGCACATGGATCGCATAAAAAGATCAAGTTCGCAGGTTAGAGTGTATCTTACTCTCTCTTACGAATGATTAAATTTGCTTCCAGTGGAATTATAAAATTCTAACATGATAAAACTCTATCTAGTCGTCATCTTTATAAATTTCACATTACTTACTGAACCAGAAGATTGAATATGTATATAAATTGCCTTTCATTGTGTATATTGAGTCTGGTTAGGTTTTGCACTTCAAAACAGCTATAACTAATGAGTTCTGGCAAAAGCCGCAGAAGTCTATTTTGTGTCTTTATCATGAACAATGTCTCTACAGCCTAATAAAAAATGGTGAAAAATGCCGAGCATTTTAATAAGGAAATCGATTTTTAGGTGCCACCCGAGGAATTTTCTTTTTCGGAATGGAGCACATGGTCAGATTGTGATTCAATCGATTGCAAAGTACCAGGATATCaacaaaaattgagaaattgtTACGGAACAAATCTTGAAGAACGACAGGATCATCCATGCAAATATGGTATTTTATGGAAGTGTGCTAGGGAAGATTCACTGTCTGATATTTTATAGTGATGAAATAAAATGTTGTAAAACTAAATGTTTATCCGAAAATATTTGTGGCTGTTGAAATAATTAGTTCAGCAAGCGAATTATTTCATATAttgcaaaaatcaaaaaagtcTGTAAAATTTGACAGCACTCGAATTTCCATCATATAGAACAGGGATGGCCAACCTGCAtccgactaaaatcttcaaaatagctcgcgatcgaccgATCGGTAATAAGGTTATACACAGAAACGAatgagtactgaatatgcagatagcTACACACACGCATATAAAAATTCCACCGCCGCCTGTGGGCGCACTCTTTATAAAATTGCCCCAAAAAATTAGTATTTTTTATGTTGcatttaatttgttattttgtgtatgtacatgtttcatcatttaattgaaatttatttgaattatacAATTCAGAACTATGGCCTGCCTAATTTTTAATCGTACGTGTTGAAAATTCGTATCcatgtattatctaaacagcgaaaaataaatattctcaaaccgtAAATGTTATATGATTGATTAAACTCCCGTGTCTAATTTGCAATTTCCCACATGTCCGATTCTTTGCTCGCTTTGAAGTAGAAAAATTGGGCCTTTTGATGTTAAACCTTTGTTACCtttgcgaataaattttatcacaCTACCCTTGGAGTGACATGAAAACTTCGCATACTACATAAGTTATTGTAGAATCGTTTGTCAGTCAAGACACACGATATTCGGCACGTTCGTTTCTAAACCTCGGCAGCGAAGtaacttgcatttgttatgtAAGATTATGCTCTATCGACTTGTCCACACTCAAACAGTGTATGTGTATACCATATCATGTTCCGCGCGTGTTcagtactgtattcttcctgttttaaaacacacaacaggcgctgcatgaaactggttcaaggTAAATTTTTGGGGTATGTTATTAAGTTCACTCAAAATCAGACGCGATGGACTTTTCGAGACGTGGaaatcgaccggtcgatcgcgatcgacgtgttggccatccctgatatagAATATCATCGCCATATTGTTTTATGGTACATTTCCATTTTTGTTGTACATTCACAACTTGGCCTCGGGAAATGAGAATCAATATGAGAACTTAATACTCGCAATGAATCAAGCATAATTGTTAAACCGCAGAAAGTAATTTTTGACTAATCTGTCTTTTAACTTAATATTATACAATAACAAACTGTCCGAACAATCAAACTTTACACGCGTGTATTTTCCTCAAATATAGATAATTTGGTGAAGATACGACCTTGTTATCCTATTGAGTGCAAGAACGACACACAAGCAATAATCAGGTttcgtatttttatttacattaatTTAACCCCGCAAATAACGTCCAAAAACGCATTCAAGTTTGCCTCTACGACTATAATTCATTGTTGCCAAACAGTTGTTAAGATTTATTGGTATCGTAAATGAATTCCGATagctttaaatttatttatctcaGGCGTGAGAAAGATTTAACGACGGTTATTTTAATAATGATTCGAAAATCTCTTCATCCACAAGCGCATAAGCACCTTTAATGCCACAGATATATCATTAAGACATTCCAATATTGTAAATTATATTGGTCCGATAACTGCAACAAAATGGAATTAAATGGAGGTGATTTATAGGGTCTTCCTCGGTGCAATGTTATGTTGATATCAGAGGCTATGTGGATATGACAGCTTCATCTGAGTCGcgtaaaaatattgataatctTGATTTAATATCTTTAATCCTACATATGTCCTATATTATGTAAACTTGGCGTAAAATATTGTGAAGAAGCACCGAGCAATTCTTGTATATAATATCCTGATTTGCCTCTTACAGTTGGTCACCATGGACAAAATGGAGTGAATGCAGTATAACTTGTGGTAGAGGTGGATCGCAGACCAGAATACGAAATTGTTTCACTGAAGATAATCATAAAATACCAATAGAGTAGGTTCTTAGATTATATTCCACTTTCACCTAATCTTGTGAAATGTAACTATAACGTTTTCTTTAAATAGAAACTGCCCAGGAAAAACCTTGCAGAAACGTTTATGTCAATATTCAGTAAGTTGTCCTGTATGGGATACGTGGAGTGTGTGGTCAAGCTGTTCTCAAACTTGTGGAGAAGGAGCAATGTATCGTGAAAGGAGTTGCGTGGCATACTGGTAATTTAATTAAGTAATTAACTGCTAATTAAGTTTGACGCACCAAGGATTTTCTACAACACTGCAGATATAGCGGTAGCCTttcgtaaaaatttttttttggaaatatcaTACTTAGATACCAACAAAAGACCGATACACCTCTTCTCAAGTGTCCGAGAAGGTCCAGTGATTGGTTGGAATAAATATTGCGCCAGCGGAACGCGCAAGTATTCTCGGCATACTGATAGACTacgatttttttaattttcagcatGACTTAATGTTAACCAATACAACGAGTATACTATGATTTAGTAAATACAATATATGATTATATGTAACTATTGTTAGCCGATACAACTGAGAAAAAGATTTGTCAATAACACCCATAACAGTCAATAAAGAgtacaatttcaatttatgtTGGCAAATAACCgtgataaaaattaataaaacaaaatatagtcagaatttaatatatatactttagctatctaaaaaacatattttgatttagaaaacgaaaaacaaaactaaataacCCACCCATTTTTTTTAAGTGATCCGCGAAATTTAATAACCTCTCTTTTTTCATACGACCAGAAATTTCGTGATAATTTATAAATACCGAAAAGATATCAGAGTCCCCAGAAAATTTGCAATGATTATTTAATGATAATTTCATAGAAATTCAATTCTTCTGTGTTTTAGGTATTTTGCTATTGATGCCGACGATGAGAATGCGTCAGGTATGTTAGATTATTCATCGAGTCTAAAACACTGAaatcaatgttttatttatgaataataattttttttttacctagaAATCAACAGAGAGAATAATTTGACCGTCAATCCAGAATTCGTTGCAGAggtaagattttttttctgacCGTATAAAATGACATACTTCAGATAGACTCGAAAACTACGCAAAAATTTTATAGTTGTTTGAGAACAACACATCATTCATGAAATCTAACATGCTGAAACAAAATGTTGGAATGACAATTACGCTGGACAAAAATGAAGTGTTTATTGTAGATGCAATCAAGTTATCcaatatgaaaatattgaatgTTCAAGAAGAGAGCCAAATAAAAGGTATGTCTGCATATATATCTGTGCTCATAACAGTCAGCAAACATAACGGGTTATATTGAAAACAGTATATTTTACTCTGATAGTCAAATAATCTTCACCATAAATCTGGGTACGTCTATTCGGCATTTCCctatatttttctattattttcGTCATTTGATGTAGTTTTCGAGCCTCGCATATAATACCTAATCATTGTAACCACCTGCATCAAACTGAACACTCACCTGTACAATTTAGGGTGTTCATTTACTTTTAGTTCATGTTTGTAGCTTATGTTATCGTATAGGTGATTATGTTTATGTAATTTACTATTACCAGTTAAGTTACCAGCGGAAAAGTGTTCTCATCAAATGGGAACAGTTACCGACAAGATGAATTGTGATGTAAGAAATCGTTGCCCTTCAAAGTGGGGCGCTTGGAGCAAATGGACTCCTTGTCGCCCAGTCTGCGGTGCTGGCATGAGTAAAAGAGAAAGAAAATGTATTCGTAATATTGAAAACGGTGAGAAATTTTGATATGTTTAACAcccaaatttataattttgtgaATGTGTGAAAAGAAACTATCAGCTGGGTGACTAGCGCAATACGTGTATGTACtagataaaaattaatatttacaaattGATATAAGTTCACCACGGcaacgttttttttaatttgtatcGAAGGCATTTAATTTCTTGTTCATTGTTTCCTGAAACTTTAAGAGCCCTGTTCCGGGAGACGATTTTTGTACAGACGTTGCTATTCGTCACCGTGCTGGAGTCAGTGGGTAGAAGTCGAGCCTTGTTCAGCAACATGCGGTGCGGGATTAGTCAAACGGAGAAGGAAGTGCAGTTCAAAAACTACACCACCTTACAGATGTTTTGGACCCGACCAAGATATCGAAAAGTGTAAAATAAAGGTATTGAAAATATAGCATGAAAAAAATCAAGTCTAAATCAAAAACATTTagtcattttttaaaaacatttagCCTTGTGATGATGATTCATGGACGAACTGGTCTGAATTCAGCGAATGTACTGTATCTTGCAACGGGGGGTTCCAACACAGAAATAGGACTTGTACTCAAGAAAATTGCCATGGTTCTTCTAACGACATCAAGCTGTGCAACAGACAGGTGACAgaaatttgttatgaaaaggcC containing:
- the LOC120343189 gene encoding uncharacterized protein LOC120343189 isoform X2, producing the protein MQICWSPWTKWSECSITCGRGGSQTRIRNCFTEDNHKIPIENCPGKTLQKRLCQYSVSCPVWDTWSVWSSCSQTCGEGAMYRERSCVAYWYFAIDADDENASEINRENNLTVNPEFVAELFENNTSFMKSNMLKQNVGMTITLDKNEVFIVDAIKLSNMKILNVQEESQIKVKLPAEKCSHQMGTVTDKMNCDVRNRCPSKWGAWSKWTPCRPVCGAGMSKRERKCIRNIENEPCSGRRFLYRRCYSSPCWSQWVEVEPCSATCGAGLVKRRRKCSSKTTPPYRCFGPDQDIEKCKIKPCDDDSWTNWSEFSECTVSCNGGFQHRNRTCTQENCHGSSNDIKLCNRQRCPTWGKWGPYTCCNVTCGHGTRERHRDCVNGNIGDFGCNGTTTATHPCYRPPCKNSMQMSSTIGNIACGIQPRATLKNAVFLRIFGGKMSVPHGWPWQASWQHRISEKNPWKHSCGGSLIHPRWVLTAGHCIQETAFPVLLSDPGLWWSVVLGMDKLYKDGERYFVDRIYVHEDYAREVVTINDIALIKLRNMVPITEIISPICLPGIRKPEPGEQCIVSGWGLTGPDARHSQVLLEANVPVVSFDKCQTLGAYYRHFLTRNMHLCAGNPIDVKGDSCTGDSGGPLSCKSGASWYMAAVTSFGFAECGTPGNLGIYTELNNYQDWIQNITQLHTFDEC
- the LOC120343189 gene encoding uncharacterized protein LOC120343189 isoform X1, whose translation is MFRHLIQEKNLIYNAENILLFSASNKIWIKRMNENLYEYARVIVVTVCAYTILCLFVTHQDLFIPSKSSRGESEHDSFRASFLNFRYKDMKDNQNNMKEERGKIDFFERHDTREKWESLLIADSDIEAKVRFQKDDKNMDSFNQHMDRIKRSSSQVPPEEFSFSEWSTWSDCDSIDCKVPGYQQKLRNCYGTNLEERQDHPCKYDNLVKIRPCYPIECKNDTQAIISWSPWTKWSECSITCGRGGSQTRIRNCFTEDNHKIPIENCPGKTLQKRLCQYSVSCPVWDTWSVWSSCSQTCGEGAMYRERSCVAYWYFAIDADDENASEINRENNLTVNPEFVAELFENNTSFMKSNMLKQNVGMTITLDKNEVFIVDAIKLSNMKILNVQEESQIKVKLPAEKCSHQMGTVTDKMNCDVRNRCPSKWGAWSKWTPCRPVCGAGMSKRERKCIRNIENEPCSGRRFLYRRCYSSPCWSQWVEVEPCSATCGAGLVKRRRKCSSKTTPPYRCFGPDQDIEKCKIKPCDDDSWTNWSEFSECTVSCNGGFQHRNRTCTQENCHGSSNDIKLCNRQRCPTWGKWGPYTCCNVTCGHGTRERHRDCVNGNIGDFGCNGTTTATHPCYRPPCKNSMQMSSTIGNIACGIQPRATLKNAVFLRIFGGKMSVPHGWPWQASWQHRISEKNPWKHSCGGSLIHPRWVLTAGHCIQETAFPVLLSDPGLWWSVVLGMDKLYKDGERYFVDRIYVHEDYAREVVTINDIALIKLRNMVPITEIISPICLPGIRKPEPGEQCIVSGWGLTGPDARHSQVLLEANVPVVSFDKCQTLGAYYRHFLTRNMHLCAGNPIDVKGDSCTGDSGGPLSCKSGASWYMAAVTSFGFAECGTPGNLGIYTELNNYQDWIQNITQLHTFDEC